GAGGAATTGCTGGATCCTCGGCAGCGCCAGTGCGCGCTCGGTCAGCTCCTCGTCGGAGATCTCGGCCGCAACATCGATGCGGTCGCGCACCTTGCCCTTGACCTGGACGACACAGGTGACCGTGTCCTCAACGAGGAGAGCCTCATCGATCGTCGGGAAAGGCGCGTAGACCACCGAGGATTCGTGGCCGAGGCGGGCCCACAGCTCCTCCGCGATGTGCGGGGCGACAGGGCCGACCATGGCGACGAGCTGCTCTGCGACCTCGCGCGGGACCTCGTCGAGCGAGGTCAGGTGGTTGTTGAGCACGATGAGCTTCGCGATCGCCGTGTTCGGCCGCATCGCCTCATACTCCGTCCGCACGTCGGTGACAGTACGGGCGGCGAGGCGTGCCGTCTCCTCCGAGACCGGTACGTCGGCGACGATCGTCTCACCCGTCTCCTCGGAGACGATATTGCGCCACAGGCGCTGGAGGAAGCGCTGAGCACCGACAACCGCGCGCGGCTCCCACACCCTCGACTGCTCGATGGGGCCCATCGACATCTCGTACACGCGGAAGGTATCGGCGCCATACTCGGCGCTGATCTCCTCCGGCGTCACCGTGTTCTTGAGGGACTTGCCCATCTTGCCGTACTCGCGGCTGACCCGCTCGCCGCGGTAGGTGAAGATCTGCTCCCCGTTCTCCTCGTTCGTCTCCACCTCATCGGCCGGAACATACTGTCCGCGAGAATCGGTGAAGGCGTAGGCCTCGATCATGCCCTGGTTGAAGAGCTTGTGGAACGGCTCCGAGGACGAGACATGGCCGAGGTCGAAGAGGACCTTGTGCCAGAAGCGGGCGTAGAGCAGGTGGAGGACAGCATGCTCGACGCCGCCGACGTAGAGGTCGGCACCGCCCGAGTGGTTGCCCGCCTCCGGGCGCGGCCCCATCCAGTACTCCTCGTTCTCCCGGGCCGCAAAGGCCTCGTCGTTATTCGGGTCGAGGTAGCGCAGCTCGTACCAGCACGAGCCGGCCCAGTTCGGCATCGTGTTCGTGTCGCGGTAGTACGTCCGCTCACCATCGCCGAGATCGAGGGTAACCGCGACCCAGTCCTTCAGCCTCCCGAGGGGCGGCTCCGGCATCGACTCCGCATCGTCCGGGTCGTACGACCGCGGCGAATAGTCGGGGGTCTCCGGCAGTTCGACGGGAAGCATCGACTCGGGCAGGTCGTAGGCGCGGCCGTCCTCGTCGTAGACGATGGGGAACGGCTCGCCCCAGTAGCGCTGGCGGGAGAACAGCCAGTCGCGCAGGCGGTAGGTGACGGCCGGCAGGCCCGTCCCCTTCTCCGCGAGGTAGTCGGACACGGTGGCGATGGCGGCGGCCTTGTCGAGACCGTTGATCGAGAACTCGTCGTTCGCCGAGTTGATGACCTCGCCGTCGCCGACGTACGCCGAATCCCCGGGGAAGTCCGCGGGAGGCTGGATCGTGAGGACGATCGGCAGCTCGAACGCGGTCGCGAAGTCATAGTCGCGCTGATCGTGGGCGGGCACGGCCATGATCGCGCCGGTGCCGTATCCCATGAGGACGTAATCGGCGGTGAAGACCGGGACCTGATCGCCGTTGACGGGGTTCGTCGCGTAGATGCCGGTGAAGACGCCGGTCTTCTCCCGCTCATCGCTCGTCCTCGCCGTATCGCCGAGCTTCTGCGCGGCGGCCTGGTAGCCGGACACTGCGGAGCGCGGGTCGGCGGCACCACCGGTCCACGCGTCCTTCGTGCCCTCGGGCCACTCCGTCGGCACCGCGCCGTCCTGGAGCATCGGGTGTTCCGGAGAGACCACCATGAACGTCGCGCCGAAGAGCGTGTCAGGGCGGGTGGTGAAGACTGTGAGGTCGTGGTCGCGGTCGGCGCCGTGGGCCGCGAACGTCACGTACGCGCCGTTGCTCCTGCCGATCCAGTTCCGCTGCATCGCCACAACCTTCTCGGGCCAGTCGACCGTGTCGAGATCGGCGGCGAGTCGATCGGCATACGAGGTGATCCGCATCATCCACTGGCGCAGCTGGCGGCGGAAGACGGGGTAGTTGCCGCGCTCGGACCGGCCCTCGTTCGTCACCTCTTCGTTCGCCAGCACGGTGCCGAGCCCGGGGCACCAGTTGACGGGGGCGTGAGAGATGTAGGCGAGGCGATGGTCGTCGATGATCGCGGCCCGCTCGGGCTCGCTCAGATCAGCCCAGTGCGCGCCCGACGGGACGGGACGATGGCCCGACTCGAACTCGGCGATCAGCTCGGAGATCGGGCGGGCACGCCCAGTTGTGCCGGGAGTGCGGCCTTCGGCACTCTCGTCGTAGAACGAGTTGTAGATCTGCAGGAAGATCCACTGCGTCCACCGGACGTAGTCGACATCGGTCGTCGCAAACGAGCGGCGCTGATCGTGCCCGAGACCGATCTGGCGAAGCTGCCGCTTCATGTTCTTGATGTTCTGCTCGGTCGTGATGCGGGGGTGCTGGCCGGTCTGGACGGCGTACTGCTCGGCTGGCAGGCCGAACGCATCGAACCCCATCGTGTGCAGCACCGACTTGCCGAGCATGCGCTGGAAGCGGCCGACGACATCGGTGGCGATGTATCCGAAGGGGTGGCCGACATGAAGGCCCTTGCCAGACGGGTACGGGAACATGTCGAGGAGGTAGAACTTCTCCGGCGAGACGTCTCCAGCAAGGTCACCCACCGGATTCGGCACGTGGTACGTGCCCTCCTCATCCCATCGATCCTGCCAGCGGCTCTCAATCTCGCCTGCGAGCTCTGCCGTGTACCGATGCGGATGTTCGGTCGTCTCGGACATAGTTCTCCCTTCGTATCGCCGTCAACTCTAGCGCAGCGCCCACACCGTTCCTCCCCCGGTCCACGGGATGACAGGGAATAGACTGAGCACATGAGCATTTTCACGAAGATCATGGCAGGCGAAATTCCCGGCAGGTTCGTGTGGGCCGACGACGTGTGTGTCGTCATGGCGACGATCGAGCCGCATGCAGACGGCCACGTCATGGTGGTTCCCCGGGAGGAGATCGACAAGTTCATCGACCTGGACGACGCGACAGCCGACCATCTGTTCCGAGTGGCCCGGATCATCGCCCGGGTCCAGGAGACGGCCTTCGACGTGCCACGGTCCGGCCTCGTCATCGCCGGGTACGGGGTGCCGCATTGCCACCTCCACGTCATTCCCATGGTGAGCGAGAAGGCCCTCGCATTCGCCTCGGCACGCAAGAACGTGCCGGCCGAGGAGCTGGACGCGTCGATGATGACCCTGCGCACCGCCCTCATCGACGCCGGTCACGGCCAGCACGTGCCGGCGCAGCTCACGTCGCTCGACTGAGCCTGCCGTCAGGAGAGGATCATCCTCCACGTGTCGAGGAAGTAGATGCCGGCGAAGGCGATGACGGCTGCGAACCAGAGCCCGATGATCGCCCAGCGGTAGCGCCACAGCGGGCTTGTCCCATCCGTGAGATTCGCGTGGGCCTGGCCGGCGGCCTGGGTGATGAAGGGGATGAGGGCGGCCCAGATGACGAGGCACCACGGGCAGAGCGTGCCCGCGCTGAAGGACGTGTACTGGAACCAGAGGATGGCGAGCAGGCCGAGCGCAGCCGCCGCTGCCATGCCCGCCCACATGAAGGTGGGCAGGCTTCTCCTCGCGAGGAGATAGACCCCCGTGAAGATCATGGCGAGGAAGGCGGCAATGCCGAGGTAGCTGTTCGAGAATCCGAGCAGGCTGCCCTCCCACGACGTGAGGAAGGTCGAGCACGACAGGAGCTCGTTGACGTCACACGACAGGTTCGCGAAGGGGTCTGCTTCGAGGGCGCGCTGGCCGAACAGGAGCTGCAGGGATGCGAACGCTCCGACGAGGCCGCTCACGACCATGAGCCAGCCGAATTCGACCGCCCCCGGGGCGGCGGGACGCGGTGTCTCGCGCGCGGCGAGATAGGCGTCGAGCTCCTCGTCGGTCATGCTGTCAAAATCGGCCATCGGGGATCCGTTTCGTCAAAGTGAGCTGTCGCACCTACGGTGCCGGCGACCTCATGGTAGCAACCGATCCACGACTGGGAACACCTGTTCAGACGTGGTACTCAGCCCATAGCCCCCTCCAGATCCGCCGGCGGATCGGCCCCCGCCGACGACGACACCAGCCAGCCGGAGCGGCGAGCCGGGCGGACGCTTGGAGCGAACATGGAATTATCGCGCGCACACGGCAGTTGACACCCGTAGACATGAAAACCTACGGAGGGAGAGCTGTGGCTGACAGTGAGCGTGCGGAACATACGACGGGCGGGGTCTACTCTGTGCCGGGCCAATCATTCGAACGGGATTCCCGGTACATCACGACTCGCGTCACCCGCGGCGGCGAGAGCGGCTACGCGGTGGAGTCGGGCCGCTACCGGCTCATCGC
This is a stretch of genomic DNA from Flaviflexus salsibiostraticola. It encodes these proteins:
- a CDS encoding HIT family protein, whose protein sequence is MSIFTKIMAGEIPGRFVWADDVCVVMATIEPHADGHVMVVPREEIDKFIDLDDATADHLFRVARIIARVQETAFDVPRSGLVIAGYGVPHCHLHVIPMVSEKALAFASARKNVPAEELDASMMTLRTALIDAGHGQHVPAQLTSLD
- a CDS encoding vitamin K epoxide reductase family protein codes for the protein MADFDSMTDEELDAYLAARETPRPAAPGAVEFGWLMVVSGLVGAFASLQLLFGQRALEADPFANLSCDVNELLSCSTFLTSWEGSLLGFSNSYLGIAAFLAMIFTGVYLLARRSLPTFMWAGMAAAAALGLLAILWFQYTSFSAGTLCPWCLVIWAALIPFITQAAGQAHANLTDGTSPLWRYRWAIIGLWFAAVIAFAGIYFLDTWRMILS
- the leuS gene encoding leucine--tRNA ligase, with amino-acid sequence MSETTEHPHRYTAELAGEIESRWQDRWDEEGTYHVPNPVGDLAGDVSPEKFYLLDMFPYPSGKGLHVGHPFGYIATDVVGRFQRMLGKSVLHTMGFDAFGLPAEQYAVQTGQHPRITTEQNIKNMKRQLRQIGLGHDQRRSFATTDVDYVRWTQWIFLQIYNSFYDESAEGRTPGTTGRARPISELIAEFESGHRPVPSGAHWADLSEPERAAIIDDHRLAYISHAPVNWCPGLGTVLANEEVTNEGRSERGNYPVFRRQLRQWMMRITSYADRLAADLDTVDWPEKVVAMQRNWIGRSNGAYVTFAAHGADRDHDLTVFTTRPDTLFGATFMVVSPEHPMLQDGAVPTEWPEGTKDAWTGGAADPRSAVSGYQAAAQKLGDTARTSDEREKTGVFTGIYATNPVNGDQVPVFTADYVLMGYGTGAIMAVPAHDQRDYDFATAFELPIVLTIQPPADFPGDSAYVGDGEVINSANDEFSINGLDKAAAIATVSDYLAEKGTGLPAVTYRLRDWLFSRQRYWGEPFPIVYDEDGRAYDLPESMLPVELPETPDYSPRSYDPDDAESMPEPPLGRLKDWVAVTLDLGDGERTYYRDTNTMPNWAGSCWYELRYLDPNNDEAFAARENEEYWMGPRPEAGNHSGGADLYVGGVEHAVLHLLYARFWHKVLFDLGHVSSSEPFHKLFNQGMIEAYAFTDSRGQYVPADEVETNEENGEQIFTYRGERVSREYGKMGKSLKNTVTPEEISAEYGADTFRVYEMSMGPIEQSRVWEPRAVVGAQRFLQRLWRNIVSEETGETIVADVPVSEETARLAARTVTDVRTEYEAMRPNTAIAKLIVLNNHLTSLDEVPREVAEQLVAMVGPVAPHIAEELWARLGHESSVVYAPFPTIDEALLVEDTVTCVVQVKGKVRDRIDVAAEISDEELTERALALPRIQQFLEGEPRKIIVRAPNLINIVP